The following are from one region of the Acidobacteriota bacterium genome:
- the tsf gene encoding translation elongation factor Ts → MDISAEQVKELRLRTGIGVMECKEALAESGGDAEKAIEILRKKGYARAQDKAGRAASEGIVGSYIHMNGKIGVLVELNCESDFVARNVEFQELAKNIAMQIAASKPKYVSPDDVPADVLEKEREIIRAQMQDTKKPPEIMDKIVQGKLSKYYEDVCLLDQPYIRDDKMKVRQLIAAAVARIGENIKIGRFARFEIGQP, encoded by the coding sequence ATGGATATATCCGCTGAACAGGTCAAGGAACTTCGCCTCAGGACGGGAATCGGCGTCATGGAGTGCAAGGAAGCTCTTGCGGAAAGCGGCGGAGATGCCGAAAAAGCCATCGAGATCCTGAGGAAAAAAGGGTATGCCCGCGCTCAGGACAAGGCCGGGCGCGCGGCTTCCGAAGGGATCGTCGGGTCCTATATTCATATGAACGGAAAAATCGGCGTTCTTGTCGAACTCAATTGCGAATCCGATTTTGTGGCCCGCAATGTGGAGTTTCAGGAGTTGGCCAAGAACATCGCCATGCAGATCGCCGCTTCCAAGCCGAAATACGTCTCCCCCGATGATGTGCCGGCCGATGTTCTCGAAAAAGAGCGGGAGATCATCCGGGCCCAGATGCAGGACACCAAAAAGCCGCCCGAGATCATGGACAAGATTGTCCAGGGAAAGCTTTCGAAATATTACGAGGACGTCTGCCTCCTGGACCAGCCGTATATCCGGGACGACAAAATGAAAGTCCGGCAGCTCATTGCCGCCGCCGTCGCCCGGATCGGGGAGAATATCAAGATCGGTCGTTTCGCCAGGTTTGAAATCGGACAGCCCTGA
- a CDS encoding methyltransferase domain-containing protein → MTETPWQLKVLKKSLKKKEKIRILDRILSENPGRTALDLGCAQGTLSFFLRRKGGFWVSTDQDFVNLETSLPLLGDNLVQMPPDVLPFRTECFDEAACLDYLEHVENDEACLAEIARVLNPGGELILITPRTGKYVLIHKLRAALGLTLDYFGHKREGYVPEELDQKLLRAGLRPFHRTSYSKFFSEFFELLLNFVYIRFFSKAPAAGRRDGRIKPSTKEEYAAQAGNLRAYAAAYPFLWLFCRMDHLLFFHKGNALVVRARKTDPAGLDSPAEGRLS, encoded by the coding sequence ATGACGGAAACGCCCTGGCAGCTCAAAGTTCTGAAAAAATCGCTGAAAAAAAAGGAAAAAATCCGGATCCTGGACCGGATCCTGTCTGAGAATCCCGGCCGCACCGCGCTCGATCTGGGGTGCGCCCAGGGCACATTGAGTTTTTTCCTTCGCCGGAAGGGCGGGTTCTGGGTCAGCACCGATCAGGATTTCGTCAATCTCGAAACATCCCTGCCCCTTCTCGGTGATAACCTCGTTCAGATGCCTCCGGATGTCCTGCCTTTCCGGACGGAGTGTTTTGATGAAGCGGCCTGTCTGGATTATCTGGAACACGTCGAAAATGACGAGGCCTGCCTGGCCGAAATCGCCCGTGTTCTCAATCCGGGGGGAGAATTGATTCTGATCACGCCGCGCACGGGGAAATACGTTCTCATCCACAAATTGAGAGCGGCTTTGGGTTTGACCCTGGATTATTTCGGCCACAAGAGGGAAGGATATGTTCCCGAGGAGCTCGATCAAAAGCTTCTTCGGGCCGGACTGCGGCCTTTCCATCGGACATCCTACTCCAAGTTTTTTTCCGAATTTTTTGAACTTCTTCTGAATTTTGTCTACATCCGGTTTTTTTCAAAGGCGCCGGCGGCCGGACGCCGCGACGGCCGCATCAAGCCGTCCACGAAAGAGGAATATGCCGCGCAAGCCGGGAATCTCCGGGCCTATGCCGCGGCCTATCCTTTCCTCTGGCTGTTTTGCCGGATGGATCATCTTCTCTTTTTTCACAAAGGGAATGCCCTGGTTGTCCGGGCAAGAAAGACGGATCCGGCCGGCCTTGACAGCCCGGCGGAGGGAAGATTATCATAA
- a CDS encoding MBL fold metallo-hydrolase, whose product MNYETVVVGALETNCYLMFCDETRECAVIDPGAEPEKILFALSSMDLKPVVMLNTHGHVDHIGANADIKEKYGIPLGLHSADLLIFEAGPGMELGLILSARPSPAPDRFLEAGDTIEVGRKKLRVIHTPGHSPGSVSFLGDGILFSGDTLFSGGVGRTDLPGGSQRVLESSIREKIFTLPDDTVVLPGHGPKTTVVEERESNPFLL is encoded by the coding sequence ATGAATTATGAAACCGTCGTTGTCGGAGCGCTCGAAACAAATTGCTACCTGATGTTTTGTGATGAAACCCGGGAATGTGCCGTCATCGATCCCGGAGCCGAACCCGAAAAGATCTTGTTTGCGCTGTCCTCCATGGATTTGAAGCCCGTTGTGATGCTCAACACGCACGGCCATGTGGATCATATCGGCGCCAATGCCGATATCAAGGAGAAGTATGGCATCCCTCTGGGGCTCCATTCCGCCGATCTCCTCATCTTCGAAGCCGGCCCCGGCATGGAGTTGGGCCTGATTCTGTCCGCCCGGCCCTCCCCGGCTCCCGATCGATTTCTTGAGGCCGGAGACACGATTGAAGTCGGGCGCAAAAAGCTCCGCGTCATCCATACCCCGGGGCATTCGCCGGGGAGCGTGAGTTTCCTGGGTGACGGAATTTTATTTTCCGGAGACACCCTGTTTTCCGGCGGCGTCGGCCGGACCGATCTCCCCGGGGGATCCCAGAGGGTTCTGGAATCGTCCATCCGGGAAAAAATATTCACCCTGCCGGATGACACGGTTGTCCTGCCCGGTCACGGTCCCAAGACCACGGTGGTCGAAGAGCGGGAATCGAACCCCTTCCTTCTATGA
- the rpsB gene encoding 30S ribosomal protein S2, whose product MVSVTMKELLEAGVHFGHQTRRWNPKMKEFIFGQRNGIYIVDLQKTIKNFKEALQFIRSVAEAGRGVLFVGTKKQAQDIIRDYALKCESWYVNQRWLGGLLTNFNVVRSSVDRLVELEEMREDGRWDLLSKKEQSRMEKVFRKLSKNLGGIKNMSETPGALFIIDSSKEGIAISEARKMGIPIVAVVDTNGDPDEIDYPIPGNDDAVRAIELFTSKVSEAILDGRKNRMEKDLLDEKAAQDDAAVEGQEDMGFVPDMELPAEKPE is encoded by the coding sequence TTGGTTTCCGTCACAATGAAAGAACTTCTCGAAGCGGGGGTCCATTTCGGCCACCAGACCCGGCGATGGAATCCGAAGATGAAGGAATTCATCTTCGGGCAGAGAAACGGCATCTACATCGTCGACCTTCAGAAAACCATCAAGAACTTCAAGGAAGCCCTTCAGTTCATCCGCTCCGTGGCCGAAGCCGGCCGGGGCGTTCTGTTCGTCGGCACAAAAAAACAGGCTCAGGATATTATCCGCGACTATGCCTTGAAATGCGAATCCTGGTATGTCAACCAGAGATGGCTGGGAGGACTGCTGACGAATTTCAACGTCGTGCGCAGCAGCGTCGATCGTCTGGTTGAGCTCGAGGAAATGCGCGAGGATGGGCGTTGGGACCTGTTGTCCAAAAAGGAACAGTCCCGGATGGAAAAGGTCTTCAGGAAGCTGTCCAAAAATCTGGGCGGCATCAAAAATATGTCCGAAACCCCGGGCGCCTTGTTCATCATCGATTCGTCCAAGGAAGGAATCGCCATCAGCGAGGCCCGGAAAATGGGCATTCCGATCGTCGCGGTGGTCGACACCAACGGCGATCCCGATGAAATCGATTATCCCATACCCGGAAACGATGACGCGGTCCGGGCCATCGAACTGTTCACCTCCAAGGTGTCCGAAGCCATCCTCGACGGCCGGAAGAACCGGATGGAAAAGGACCTCCTTGATGAAAAGGCGGCCCAGGACGATGCCGCCGTTGAGGGACAGGAAGACATGGGATTCGTCCCCGACATGGAACTCCCGGCCGAAAAGCCGGAGTGA
- the rpsI gene encoding 30S ribosomal protein S9 translates to MSLIQYYGTGKRKTSIARVFLRSGKGDVTLFVNQRSRPFSDYFSQDAYKYIIRQPLMITEMENKFDLFLRVSGGGAHAQAEAIRLGIARALVEFNRELKPVLKAASLLTRDARIKERKKYGLLGARKSPQYHKR, encoded by the coding sequence TTGAGTCTCATTCAATACTACGGAACGGGAAAAAGGAAAACGTCCATCGCCCGGGTCTTTCTCAGATCCGGAAAAGGGGATGTCACCCTTTTCGTCAATCAGCGGTCGCGCCCCTTCAGTGACTATTTCAGCCAGGATGCCTATAAATATATCATCCGGCAACCCCTGATGATTACCGAGATGGAAAACAAGTTCGATCTTTTCCTCCGGGTCAGCGGCGGCGGCGCTCATGCCCAGGCCGAAGCCATTCGCCTGGGGATCGCCCGGGCGCTCGTGGAGTTCAACAGGGAACTCAAGCCGGTCCTCAAGGCGGCCAGCCTGTTGACGCGGGACGCCCGCATCAAGGAACGCAAAAAGTACGGTCTGCTCGGCGCCCGCAAGTCCCCGCAGTACCACAAGAGATAG
- the pyrH gene encoding UMP kinase: protein MPQRKPVYERILLKISGEALLGNRAYGIDPEKLEAVAREIKDVHDLGVGIAVMIGGGNIFRGMVGTRAGMDRASADQMGLLATVMNGIALQDALEREGAVTRHISAVEIRSMAEPFVRRRALRHLEKNRILIFTAGIGSPYFTTDTAAALRALEMRAQVILKATKVDGVYSADPMTDASARKFSTIKYIDVIKKGLKVMDMTAISLCRDNDMPIIVFNLNVKGNIRKAVLGLSVGTKVSS, encoded by the coding sequence ATGCCGCAACGGAAGCCCGTTTATGAGCGCATCCTCCTGAAAATATCCGGCGAAGCCCTTCTGGGAAACCGCGCTTACGGCATCGATCCGGAAAAACTGGAAGCCGTCGCCCGCGAAATCAAGGACGTTCATGATCTGGGTGTCGGCATCGCCGTCATGATCGGCGGCGGGAATATTTTCCGCGGCATGGTCGGCACCCGGGCCGGGATGGATCGGGCCTCCGCCGACCAGATGGGCCTCCTGGCCACGGTTATGAACGGCATCGCCTTGCAGGATGCCCTGGAGAGGGAGGGCGCCGTCACGCGCCACATCTCGGCCGTCGAAATCCGTTCCATGGCCGAGCCCTTCGTCCGCCGCCGGGCGCTCCGGCATCTGGAGAAGAACCGGATCCTCATTTTCACCGCGGGCATCGGCAGCCCTTATTTTACGACCGACACCGCCGCCGCGCTGCGGGCCCTTGAGATGCGGGCTCAGGTCATTCTCAAGGCCACCAAAGTCGACGGCGTTTACTCGGCCGATCCGATGACGGATGCCTCGGCCCGCAAGTTCTCGACCATCAAGTACATCGATGTCATCAAAAAAGGTCTCAAGGTGATGGACATGACGGCCATATCCCTGTGCCGTGACAACGACATGCCCATCATCGTCTTCAATTTGAATGTCAAGGGAAACATCCGCAAGGCCGTTCTCGGCCTGAGCGTCGGCACGAAAGTGTCTTCCTGA
- the frr gene encoding ribosome recycling factor: MVKDVLKEAEKKMKVSLEHFRRELSKLRTGRANIGIFEDIKVQAYGSLMPINQVATLGVPDPTLISVQPWDPSILEAIDKAIRGADLGFNPINDGKTLKVPIPPLDEERRREIARKIGRMLEDEKTALRNMRRENKDFIEELEKAKDITEDEKFSGLEKLQGLLDDLVRQAEDMAKAKEKDILGR; the protein is encoded by the coding sequence ATGGTCAAAGATGTTTTAAAAGAGGCCGAAAAAAAGATGAAGGTTTCCCTGGAGCACTTTCGCAGGGAACTCAGCAAGCTCCGGACCGGCCGGGCCAATATCGGCATTTTCGAGGATATCAAGGTTCAGGCCTACGGAAGCCTGATGCCCATCAATCAGGTGGCGACGCTCGGCGTTCCCGATCCGACGCTGATCTCCGTCCAACCCTGGGATCCTTCGATCTTGGAAGCCATCGACAAAGCCATCCGGGGCGCCGACCTCGGATTCAACCCCATCAATGACGGGAAAACGCTCAAAGTTCCCATTCCCCCCCTGGATGAAGAGCGCCGCCGGGAAATCGCCCGCAAGATCGGCCGCATGCTGGAAGACGAAAAAACCGCTCTGCGCAACATGCGCCGGGAAAACAAGGATTTTATCGAGGAACTCGAAAAAGCCAAGGACATCACCGAGGACGAAAAGTTTTCCGGATTGGAGAAACTCCAGGGGTTGCTCGACGACCTTGTCCGCCAGGCCGAGGACATGGCCAAGGCCAAGGAAAAAGACATTCTCGGCCGCTGA
- a CDS encoding lysophospholipid acyltransferase family protein, protein MTKGIGVRGEAVGIFGKAILGLWAWTLRFHVRGEDHYRDLRKARRPVVFLIWHGRIFPAPYFFRKRNIMPLVSPSGDGEILARILHRWGYKVLRGSGSHSVVDAWKGMTRELQAGGELIIVPDGPKGPERKLKAGCLKLASETGAALVPVAFAAARGKHLTSWDRFLIPRPFTRVAVILGRPVEVAPGLRGRDLEDKRLIVENEMLRLEAEADRICASPKSRSAS, encoded by the coding sequence GTGACAAAAGGAATCGGAGTTCGGGGCGAGGCCGTCGGCATTTTCGGCAAGGCGATCCTCGGCTTGTGGGCCTGGACCCTGCGATTCCATGTCCGGGGCGAGGATCATTACCGGGATCTGAGGAAAGCCCGGCGTCCGGTGGTCTTTCTTATCTGGCACGGCCGCATTTTTCCGGCCCCCTATTTCTTCAGAAAAAGGAACATCATGCCCCTTGTCAGTCCGAGCGGAGACGGAGAAATCCTGGCCCGTATTCTTCACCGTTGGGGATACAAGGTTCTGCGGGGATCCGGATCCCATTCGGTGGTCGATGCCTGGAAGGGCATGACCCGGGAGCTTCAGGCGGGAGGGGAATTGATCATTGTTCCCGACGGACCCAAGGGGCCTGAGAGGAAACTGAAGGCCGGCTGCCTGAAGCTGGCTTCGGAAACCGGTGCGGCCCTCGTTCCCGTGGCCTTCGCGGCGGCCCGTGGAAAACATCTCACGAGCTGGGACCGCTTTCTGATTCCCCGTCCGTTCACACGGGTCGCCGTCATTCTGGGGCGGCCCGTCGAAGTGGCGCCCGGACTGCGGGGCCGGGATCTGGAGGACAAACGGCTGATCGTCGAAAACGAGATGCTTCGGCTGGAAGCCGAGGCCGATCGGATATGCGCATCGCCGAAGTCGCGGAGCGCAAGCTAA
- a CDS encoding sigma-70 family RNA polymerase sigma factor produces MHDDKLVVRRVLQGEREAFAAIVERYQQPLLNYLGRMLGEREQSLEFAQDVFMKAYSSLNSYREEYKFSTWLFRIASNHMIDFWRKKKIPAISLDRSLNEDGATPQAPDPGPSVIRAYELAELRKKIENALRRIPESLRELFILRHVNEFSYEDIAAIKSLPVGTIKNRVFQAKEAVRTLLEGET; encoded by the coding sequence ATGCATGATGACAAACTCGTTGTCCGGCGCGTACTCCAGGGAGAGAGGGAGGCCTTCGCCGCGATTGTGGAAAGATATCAGCAGCCGCTGCTCAATTACCTGGGACGCATGCTGGGAGAAAGGGAACAGTCTCTGGAATTCGCCCAGGACGTTTTTATGAAGGCTTACTCATCCCTGAACAGTTACCGCGAGGAATACAAGTTCAGCACCTGGTTGTTCCGCATCGCCTCCAACCACATGATCGATTTCTGGCGGAAAAAGAAAATCCCGGCCATATCCCTCGATCGGAGTCTCAACGAGGACGGGGCGACTCCCCAGGCTCCGGACCCGGGCCCTTCCGTCATCCGCGCCTACGAACTGGCCGAATTGAGAAAAAAAATCGAAAACGCCCTGCGCCGAATCCCGGAATCCCTCCGGGAGCTTTTCATCCTGAGACATGTCAATGAGTTTTCCTACGAGGACATTGCCGCCATCAAGAGCCTGCCCGTGGGAACGATCAAAAACAGAGTTTTTCAGGCCAAGGAAGCCGTCCGGACCCTTCTGGAGGGAGAAACATGA
- a CDS encoding outer membrane lipoprotein carrier protein LolA: MIERWKILAAAALAGLVFIGPGAAGETPEATARAVEQKLRAVSSIQAEFEQLHFSMSVSVPMRGKGSFYFQKPDLMRWEYEEPEKQVFLYAEGVFQFYIPDENRLIRSRVSRERFESEILALFTGTRRLTETYRIEEAGFPTENRGADQIMLTPLEDDGELAYLLLETDRKTRNILKAVLFDWAGTKQEFRFRRIRTNQRFPEGTFILDVPPGTEILEEDDIIRSPVKPFAAETV, translated from the coding sequence ATGATCGAAAGGTGGAAAATCCTCGCTGCGGCGGCTTTGGCCGGCCTGGTGTTTATAGGTCCCGGAGCGGCCGGAGAGACGCCCGAGGCGACCGCCCGGGCCGTCGAACAGAAGCTCCGGGCGGTGTCATCCATCCAGGCCGAATTCGAACAACTCCATTTTTCCATGAGCGTCTCCGTGCCCATGCGCGGAAAGGGGAGTTTTTATTTTCAGAAACCCGACCTCATGCGCTGGGAATACGAGGAGCCCGAAAAACAGGTGTTTCTCTATGCGGAGGGCGTCTTCCAATTCTATATCCCCGATGAAAACCGTCTGATCCGAAGCCGTGTCTCCCGGGAGAGATTCGAGTCGGAAATTCTGGCCCTTTTCACGGGAACACGGCGCCTCACCGAAACCTACCGCATTGAAGAGGCCGGCTTTCCCACCGAGAACCGGGGCGCGGACCAAATCATGCTGACGCCGCTCGAAGACGACGGGGAACTGGCTTATCTTCTGCTCGAAACCGATCGCAAAACCCGGAACATTCTCAAAGCCGTTCTATTCGACTGGGCCGGGACCAAGCAGGAATTCCGTTTCCGGCGCATCCGGACCAACCAACGCTTTCCCGAAGGGACCTTCATTCTTGACGTTCCCCCGGGAACCGAGATTCTCGAAGAAGACGACATCATCCGCAGCCCGGTTAAACCCTTTGCCGCGGAAACCGTATAA
- the xerD gene encoding site-specific tyrosine recombinase XerD produces MMRGSSSAGSVLSEFLDYLAVERGLSRNTLLAYGRDIEQLLVFLSREKTPWIGATEELLARFVRSRSRAGASARSLARQVSAVRAFYKYGLMEGRISENPAASLETPAAWMPLPKVLSFRDVESLISKADGTDPLSIRDRAMLETLYASGLRVSELVSLKMGDINLREGFLICRGKGGKERIVPVGASARTAVDRYILEARPLLEKRSTDVLFLTRRGRAFTRQGVWKIFRRYARESGLPDKTSPHVLRHSFATHLLERGADLRSVQIMLGHSQITTTQIYTHVSRERLRVIYNKFHPRA; encoded by the coding sequence ATGATGCGCGGATCCTCCTCCGCCGGGAGCGTTCTCTCCGAATTTCTGGATTACCTGGCCGTCGAAAGAGGTCTGTCCCGAAACACCCTTCTGGCCTACGGCCGGGATATTGAGCAACTCCTGGTTTTTCTCAGCCGCGAAAAAACACCATGGATCGGGGCGACCGAAGAGCTTCTGGCTCGATTTGTCCGCAGCCGGAGCCGCGCCGGAGCGTCGGCCCGGTCACTGGCCCGCCAGGTTTCGGCCGTCCGGGCTTTCTATAAGTACGGATTAATGGAAGGCCGCATTTCGGAAAATCCGGCGGCTTCTCTGGAAACGCCCGCGGCCTGGATGCCGTTGCCCAAAGTTCTGTCCTTTCGCGATGTCGAGTCCCTGATTTCCAAGGCGGACGGAACGGATCCGCTGTCGATCCGCGACCGGGCCATGCTGGAAACCCTCTATGCCTCAGGATTGCGGGTTTCAGAACTTGTCTCGCTGAAAATGGGCGACATCAATCTCCGGGAAGGATTCCTCATCTGCCGGGGAAAAGGGGGGAAAGAGCGCATTGTCCCGGTCGGGGCCTCCGCCCGAACCGCCGTGGATCGCTATATCCTGGAGGCGCGTCCGCTTCTGGAAAAGCGATCGACGGATGTCCTGTTTCTCACGCGCCGCGGCCGGGCGTTCACGCGGCAGGGCGTCTGGAAGATCTTCCGGCGCTACGCCCGGGAATCCGGACTTCCGGACAAAACCAGTCCGCATGTCCTCAGGCATTCCTTCGCCACCCATCTTCTGGAAAGAGGAGCCGACTTGCGATCCGTCCAGATCATGCTGGGGCACAGCCAGATCACGACGACTCAAATTTATACGCATGTTTCGAGGGAGAGGTTGCGGGTTATCTACAACAAGTTCCACCCCCGCGCCTAG
- a CDS encoding zf-HC2 domain-containing protein, translating into MRHLQPEQIYAFLEGGLTGGERRDIETHTAECAACRKALDERKTLEAAWTALPPFDVPSDFASTVMRRISTQSRPKLWSWIVAGLSALGALSVVVFGALGLVGTVQVSLVTGLNRSLFGLFSHGLVLGVKILKTAAAVLSLTGDLVAHFLAGFSTLALSFSDEIAALAALALVLSGLLAYGLRKRYLPGE; encoded by the coding sequence ATGAGACATCTTCAGCCGGAGCAAATCTACGCCTTTTTGGAGGGCGGACTGACCGGCGGAGAACGGCGGGACATCGAAACCCACACAGCGGAGTGTGCGGCCTGCCGAAAGGCTCTCGACGAACGGAAAACCCTCGAGGCGGCCTGGACGGCGCTGCCGCCCTTCGATGTGCCTTCGGATTTCGCCTCGACGGTCATGCGCCGGATCTCGACCCAGTCCCGGCCCAAACTCTGGTCATGGATCGTCGCCGGGCTTTCCGCTCTCGGCGCTCTTTCCGTGGTTGTCTTCGGGGCCCTGGGCCTCGTCGGAACGGTTCAGGTGTCCCTCGTCACCGGACTGAATCGGTCTCTGTTCGGCCTCTTCAGCCACGGCCTGGTTCTGGGCGTCAAAATCCTCAAGACCGCCGCGGCCGTTCTCAGCCTGACCGGTGACCTTGTCGCACATTTTCTCGCCGGCTTTTCAACTCTGGCCCTATCTTTCTCCGACGAAATCGCGGCCTTGGCCGCGCTGGCCCTGGTTCTCTCCGGGCTCCTGGCCTATGGACTTCGAAAACGATATCTTCCGGGAGAATAA
- the amrA gene encoding AmmeMemoRadiSam system protein A — protein MTDILKPGDDVHLLSLARRAIKHYLETGEMLDESPLRPDLGAARGVFVSLKTAGKLRGCIGYPLPVKPLNEAVVEMAVAAASRDGRFAPLTPDELSNTTIEISVLSPPCAVHSSDDVEPGRHGIIISRGGAKGLLLPQVAEEHGWDRETFLRHGCLKAGLPPDAWTRDARIEVFTARVFSETSVEPGGS, from the coding sequence ATGACCGATATCCTGAAACCCGGAGACGACGTTCATTTGCTCAGTCTGGCCCGCCGGGCCATCAAGCATTACCTTGAGACGGGCGAAATGCTCGACGAATCCCCTCTCCGCCCGGACCTCGGGGCGGCTCGGGGAGTTTTCGTCAGCTTGAAGACGGCGGGCAAGCTTCGCGGATGCATCGGCTATCCCCTGCCCGTCAAGCCTTTGAACGAGGCCGTGGTTGAAATGGCCGTCGCGGCCGCCAGCCGGGACGGCCGCTTCGCACCTCTGACGCCGGATGAGCTTTCCAATACGACGATAGAAATCTCCGTTCTCAGCCCGCCCTGCGCCGTCCACTCATCGGACGACGTCGAGCCGGGGCGCCACGGCATCATCATTTCCCGAGGAGGGGCCAAAGGTCTTCTTCTTCCTCAAGTCGCCGAGGAGCACGGCTGGGACCGCGAGACCTTCCTCCGTCACGGTTGCCTCAAAGCCGGATTGCCGCCGGATGCCTGGACCCGGGACGCCCGGATCGAAGTCTTCACCGCCCGGGTTTTTTCGGAGACTTCCGTGGAACCGGGTGGATCCTGA
- a CDS encoding sodium:solute symporter family protein, which produces MTEVLLLLGVSAVLVLAAGMLSVRKADDLEAFFLASRSLPSLLVALSLCASWIGAASVLVSADSAYADGLSAFWIIGLPALLTLAVFGFVLARPIRSLPFISLPDLLEIRYGRTVRHIAAVLIIGYMALLAASQMAAAGLFFKSFLEWPYAAGVVLATGLVIVYAAAGGFFSVVVTDGLQFILISTGILGIFASLGGFSRLDEAAAAAARAGRDGFLDFFSGWEKNILMVFSFTLAWIISPIVWQRIQAARSVGGAKKGLLLAAIFLLAFYGFIVISGMNFRAVFPEGFQDHNLLAAYARTFAGPLLRAVVFAAVAAAVMSTMDTAINAGALSLTRDVYQVLDPGAAPKKVVMAGRVSTLIVAGAAMAAAFAFRDILKILGLASAVMAQGLFIPGAAMILFPQRRPRAGLFALLLGGGYAVAGVLGEALGLKIGIPEWPHSVPAGVGLSLLGYFVGFGLDRKSAAGSPEIR; this is translated from the coding sequence ATGACCGAAGTTCTCCTTCTTCTCGGGGTGTCCGCGGTCCTCGTGCTGGCCGCGGGAATGCTGTCCGTCCGCAAAGCGGATGATCTTGAGGCGTTTTTTCTGGCGTCCCGTTCTCTGCCCTCCCTTCTTGTCGCCCTCTCGCTTTGCGCCTCCTGGATCGGGGCCGCATCGGTCCTCGTTTCGGCGGATTCGGCCTATGCGGACGGCCTCAGCGCATTCTGGATCATCGGTCTGCCGGCCCTGCTGACGCTGGCCGTTTTCGGATTCGTCCTGGCCCGGCCCATCCGGTCTCTGCCGTTCATCAGCCTGCCGGATCTCCTGGAAATCCGGTACGGACGGACGGTCCGTCATATCGCGGCCGTCCTCATTATCGGGTATATGGCGCTTTTGGCGGCGTCCCAGATGGCCGCGGCCGGCCTGTTTTTCAAGTCTTTCCTGGAGTGGCCCTACGCCGCGGGCGTTGTTCTGGCGACCGGACTGGTGATCGTCTATGCGGCGGCCGGGGGTTTTTTCTCCGTTGTGGTCACGGACGGGCTTCAGTTCATTCTGATCTCGACGGGCATCCTGGGAATTTTTGCGTCTTTGGGCGGATTTTCCAGGTTGGACGAGGCGGCGGCCGCCGCGGCCCGGGCGGGCCGGGACGGTTTCCTGGATTTTTTCAGTGGATGGGAAAAAAACATCCTCATGGTTTTCTCTTTCACTCTGGCCTGGATCATTTCTCCCATCGTCTGGCAGAGAATTCAGGCGGCCCGAAGTGTGGGCGGCGCGAAGAAGGGTCTCCTGTTGGCCGCGATATTTCTTCTGGCCTTTTATGGATTCATCGTGATCTCGGGCATGAACTTCCGGGCCGTTTTTCCTGAAGGCTTCCAGGATCACAATCTTCTGGCCGCCTATGCAAGAACATTCGCCGGACCTCTTCTCCGGGCCGTGGTGTTCGCGGCCGTCGCGGCGGCGGTGATGTCCACCATGGACACGGCGATCAACGCCGGCGCCCTGTCTCTGACACGGGATGTCTATCAGGTGCTTGATCCCGGAGCGGCGCCGAAAAAGGTTGTCATGGCCGGACGGGTCTCCACACTGATTGTGGCCGGCGCCGCCATGGCCGCGGCCTTCGCTTTCCGGGATATTCTGAAAATATTGGGCTTGGCCTCGGCCGTCATGGCCCAGGGACTTTTCATCCCCGGCGCGGCCATGATTCTCTTCCCCCAACGCCGTCCGCGCGCCGGTCTCTTCGCCCTTTTGCTGGGCGGCGGGTATGCGGTCGCCGGCGTTCTGGGTGAGGCGCTCGGTTTGAAGATCGGCATTCCCGAATGGCCGCATTCCGTTCCCGCGGGCGTCGGACTCAGCCTGCTCGGCTATTTCGTCGGTTTTGGGCTTGACCGAAAATCAGCGGCCGGGTCGCCGGAGATCCGTTGA